The proteins below are encoded in one region of Fibrella aestuarina BUZ 2:
- a CDS encoding MarR family winged helix-turn-helix transcriptional regulator, with product MTHPSDERAYFFKIDTAIKRIRYALQKRFTDAGFDLTVDQWVLIDHLHRNPGISQNQLGELTTKDAPTVTRIIDILTKKGLAERRMSDDDRRKFLISLTAAGEGVYAQLLPMVVDIRRQGWGELSDEDYQHFTRIMDSIYRNFSA from the coding sequence ATGACGCACCCTTCCGACGAGCGCGCTTATTTTTTTAAGATTGATACCGCCATCAAGCGGATTCGGTACGCCCTGCAAAAACGCTTCACCGACGCTGGTTTCGACCTTACCGTCGACCAATGGGTGCTCATCGACCACCTGCACCGCAACCCCGGTATTAGCCAGAATCAGCTGGGTGAACTGACGACCAAAGACGCGCCTACCGTGACGCGTATCATCGACATTCTGACCAAAAAAGGCCTCGCCGAACGCCGGATGTCGGACGATGACCGCCGCAAATTCCTGATTTCACTGACGGCTGCGGGTGAAGGCGTTTATGCCCAGTTACTGCCAATGGTCGTCGATATCAGGCGGCAAGGCTGGGGCGAACTGAGCGACGAAGATTACCAGCACTTTACGCGCATCATGGATTCGATTTATCGTAATTTTAGCGCATAA
- the phhA gene encoding phenylalanine 4-monooxygenase → MNQDYAKYTPDEQAVWELLFTRQMAQLPGRASQAYMDGIVATGFPNKRIPDFEKDLNPRLLPLTGWRVVAVPGLIGNREFFELMADRQFPATTWVRSRDQLDYLPEPDMFHDTFGHVPVLTNQSFCDFLASLSRLALSHVDNEEAIEMIARLYWYTVEFGLIRERDASGNSHLRIYGGGILSSPGETVYALESDVPRRMDYDVATLLQTPYIIDHFQEQYFVIDSYEQLYESVPAIETTLEELLAEKA, encoded by the coding sequence ATGAATCAGGATTACGCCAAATACACCCCCGACGAGCAGGCAGTTTGGGAGTTGCTCTTTACCCGACAAATGGCGCAGTTGCCGGGACGGGCGTCGCAGGCCTATATGGACGGCATTGTGGCGACGGGCTTTCCCAATAAGCGCATTCCCGACTTTGAGAAAGACCTGAACCCGCGTCTGCTGCCCCTGACGGGTTGGCGGGTGGTGGCCGTGCCGGGCCTGATTGGCAACCGCGAATTTTTCGAGCTGATGGCCGACCGGCAGTTCCCGGCCACCACCTGGGTACGTTCGCGCGACCAACTCGACTATTTGCCCGAGCCCGATATGTTTCACGACACCTTTGGGCACGTACCCGTACTGACCAATCAGTCGTTCTGCGACTTTCTGGCCTCGCTGAGCCGACTGGCGCTGAGCCACGTCGATAACGAGGAAGCCATTGAAATGATCGCCCGGCTCTACTGGTATACGGTCGAGTTTGGCCTGATTCGGGAGCGTGATGCGTCGGGCAACAGCCACCTGCGGATCTACGGCGGAGGCATTCTGTCGTCGCCCGGTGAGACCGTTTACGCCCTCGAAAGCGACGTACCCAGGCGGATGGATTACGACGTAGCAACGCTGCTGCAAACGCCCTATATCATCGACCATTTTCAAGAACAGTATTTTGTGATCGACTCCTACGAACAACTGTACGAGTCGGTGCCGGCGATCGAAACGACGCTGGAAGAGCTACTCGCCGAGAAGGCCTAG
- the hppD gene encoding 4-hydroxyphenylpyruvate dioxygenase has protein sequence MLVSDPATEALAVAQHNQPSADFLPLNGTDYVELYVSNARQAAHYFQTAFGFQPLAHAGLSTGLRDRESYVVEQGKIRLVLTSPLHGGTDIGAHLDKHGDGVRVVAFWVDDATAAFRETTQRGAVPFLQPTREEDRFGYVVRSGIHTYGDTVHLFVERTDYAGVFLPGYEAWQPAYQPAPTGLLYVDHMVGNVGWNEMNQWVNFYANVMGFSQLVSFDDKDISTDYTALMSKVMSNGNGRVKFPINEPAEGKKKSQIEEYIDFYGGAGIQHMAVATDDIVATVTALRDRGVEFLRVPDTYYDDLKERVGEIDEEIETLRPLGILVDRDEEGYLLQLFTKPICPRPTLFFEIIQRKGARSFGKGNFKALFEAIEREQELRGTL, from the coding sequence ATGCTTGTTTCGGACCCCGCTACAGAAGCGCTGGCCGTTGCCCAACACAATCAGCCCTCAGCAGATTTTCTGCCGCTCAACGGCACCGATTACGTCGAACTGTACGTAAGCAATGCCCGGCAGGCAGCTCATTACTTCCAAACCGCTTTTGGGTTTCAGCCACTGGCCCATGCCGGGCTATCGACGGGCCTCCGCGACCGCGAATCGTATGTCGTGGAGCAGGGCAAAATCCGGCTCGTACTGACCTCACCCCTCCACGGCGGCACTGATATTGGCGCGCACCTCGACAAACATGGCGACGGTGTACGCGTGGTCGCGTTCTGGGTCGACGATGCGACGGCGGCGTTCCGCGAAACCACTCAACGCGGGGCTGTGCCTTTTCTGCAACCAACCCGCGAAGAAGACCGCTTTGGGTACGTTGTCCGGTCGGGCATTCACACCTACGGCGACACGGTGCACCTGTTTGTGGAGCGCACCGACTACGCAGGCGTTTTCCTGCCGGGTTACGAAGCCTGGCAACCTGCTTATCAGCCTGCGCCGACGGGTCTGCTTTACGTAGATCATATGGTGGGCAACGTAGGCTGGAACGAAATGAACCAATGGGTTAATTTCTACGCCAACGTGATGGGCTTCAGCCAATTGGTCTCGTTTGACGACAAAGACATCTCGACCGACTACACCGCCCTGATGAGCAAGGTGATGAGCAACGGCAATGGCCGGGTGAAATTTCCGATCAACGAACCGGCCGAAGGCAAGAAGAAGTCACAGATTGAAGAATACATCGATTTCTACGGCGGGGCTGGTATTCAGCACATGGCCGTGGCGACCGATGACATTGTGGCTACCGTAACGGCCCTGCGCGACCGGGGCGTCGAATTCCTGCGCGTGCCCGATACGTACTACGACGACCTGAAAGAACGCGTCGGCGAGATCGACGAGGAAATCGAAACGCTGCGTCCGCTGGGTATTCTGGTGGATCGCGACGAAGAAGGGTATCTGCTTCAGTTGTTCACGAAGCCCATCTGTCCGCGGCCGACGCTGTTCTTCGAGATTATTCAGCGCAAGGGTGCCCGCTCGTTTGGCAAAGGCAATTTCAAGGCCCTTTTCGAAGCCATCGAACGCGAACAGGAATTGAGAGGAACCCTATAA
- a CDS encoding DUF3828 domain-containing protein — MPRFRAFYVIAGLSWMVACSSPQNEQAQQAAADSVSRAASTSAVSDSVTAPTAPTVANSANPPMPTRSAQDVVAALYAAHDAQKSPFYQSESRTRIRQYFTTELANLIWRDAKSTSRGKLGRLDADPLYDAQDTDIKEFIIQPAVVKNNEAEVQVTFSNLGAKKTFTFLLQNENGNWRIGDILYGDGSQLYQKLSGKAEIVQ, encoded by the coding sequence ATGCCCCGTTTTCGTGCTTTTTATGTAATCGCTGGATTAAGTTGGATGGTGGCCTGTTCATCACCTCAAAACGAACAGGCCCAGCAGGCTGCGGCCGATAGTGTGAGCCGGGCGGCCAGTACGTCGGCGGTTAGTGATTCGGTTACGGCCCCCACGGCGCCTACCGTTGCGAACTCGGCCAACCCGCCCATGCCGACGCGCTCGGCGCAGGATGTGGTGGCGGCGCTGTATGCGGCGCACGATGCCCAGAAAAGTCCGTTTTACCAGTCGGAAAGCCGCACGCGCATCCGGCAATATTTCACGACCGAACTCGCCAACCTGATCTGGCGCGATGCCAAAAGCACCTCGCGGGGCAAGCTGGGGCGCCTCGATGCCGATCCGCTCTACGACGCGCAGGATACCGACATCAAAGAGTTTATCATTCAGCCCGCTGTGGTCAAAAACAACGAAGCCGAAGTGCAGGTGACGTTCTCGAATCTGGGCGCGAAAAAAACCTTTACGTTCCTCCTACAAAACGAAAACGGCAACTGGCGCATCGGCGATATTCTCTACGGCGATGGCAGCCAACTCTACCAGAAGCTGAGCGGAAAGGCTGAGATTGTACAATGA
- a CDS encoding M20 metallopeptidase family protein: MLDSIKSLSQQYAADAVQTRRHLHAHPELSFNERETARFVARELTALGLEPQEGVADTGVVALITGTLPGNERVVGLRADMDALPIHEANEVPYKSTVEGVMHACGHDVHTASLLGTARILTQLRDQFSGTIKLVFQPAEEKAPGGASLMIKEGVLDNPRPAGMIGQHVAPNVPVGKIGFREGMYMASTDEIYMTVRGKGGHAAMPDNLVDPVLIASHIIVALQQIISRNRPPASPSVLSFGRFIADGVTNVIPNYVEIEGTFRCMNEEWREKGMAQMQKMAETMAEAMGGTCEFTRVKGYPFLKNHPELTRRLRTQAEAYMGRENVVDLDLWMAGEDFAFYSQVVDSCFYRLGTRNEARGITSGVHTPTFDIDESALAIGPGLMAWLAVQELGGV; encoded by the coding sequence ATGCTTGACTCGATAAAATCGCTTTCCCAGCAATATGCCGCCGATGCGGTTCAGACCCGTCGGCACCTTCACGCTCACCCCGAACTGTCGTTCAACGAACGTGAAACCGCCCGGTTTGTCGCGCGTGAGCTTACTGCCCTGGGCCTTGAGCCGCAGGAAGGGGTGGCCGATACGGGCGTGGTGGCGCTCATCACCGGTACGTTGCCCGGCAATGAGCGAGTCGTTGGCCTGCGCGCCGACATGGACGCCCTGCCCATTCATGAAGCCAACGAAGTTCCCTACAAGTCGACGGTCGAGGGGGTGATGCACGCCTGCGGGCACGACGTACATACGGCCAGCTTATTGGGCACAGCCCGCATTCTGACCCAGCTGCGCGATCAGTTTTCGGGCACGATCAAGCTGGTATTTCAGCCCGCGGAAGAAAAAGCACCCGGCGGCGCTTCGCTGATGATCAAAGAGGGTGTGCTCGACAACCCACGGCCGGCGGGTATGATTGGGCAGCACGTCGCCCCCAACGTACCTGTTGGCAAAATTGGCTTCCGGGAAGGCATGTACATGGCCAGCACCGACGAAATCTACATGACCGTGCGCGGCAAAGGGGGCCACGCCGCCATGCCTGATAACCTCGTCGACCCGGTGCTGATCGCCTCGCACATTATCGTGGCGCTGCAACAAATCATCAGTCGCAACCGCCCGCCCGCCAGCCCGTCGGTGCTGTCGTTTGGGCGGTTCATCGCCGACGGCGTCACCAACGTGATTCCCAACTACGTGGAAATCGAGGGAACGTTCCGGTGCATGAATGAAGAGTGGCGCGAGAAAGGCATGGCGCAGATGCAGAAAATGGCCGAAACAATGGCCGAAGCGATGGGCGGCACCTGCGAATTTACCCGCGTGAAAGGCTACCCCTTCCTCAAAAACCACCCCGAGCTGACCCGCCGCCTACGTACCCAGGCCGAAGCCTACATGGGCCGCGAAAACGTGGTTGATCTGGATCTGTGGATGGCAGGCGAAGATTTTGCCTTCTACTCACAGGTGGTCGACTCGTGCTTTTACCGCCTCGGCACCCGCAATGAAGCCCGTGGCATTACCAGCGGTGTCCACACGCCCACGTTCGACATCGACGAAAGCGCCCTCGCCATCGGCCCCGGCCTCATGGCCTGGCTCGCCGTGCAGGAGTTAGGGGGAGTGTGA
- a CDS encoding RDD family protein, with protein sequence MAIAINTSQNVLLEYEPASIGDRILATVIDYVVIAGWVLLTAILPATLLGRNGLNQTIGIVYYLVVVGLPIIFYDFLCEWLLNGQSLGKIAMKIRVVMMDGSQPGIGAYLLRWLLRLIDTRIFSGLVAVICVAANGKGQRLGDMAAGTTVIRLKPKVNLSDITYSQLPDDYRVTFPQAAQLSDQDIQVIREVLQRGSSEAVLRAAEKIKDVLSITTSLDSYQLLHAVVNDYQYLAMQD encoded by the coding sequence ATGGCCATTGCAATCAACACCTCACAGAATGTACTGCTTGAGTATGAACCCGCCAGCATTGGTGACCGCATCCTGGCCACGGTCATCGACTATGTAGTGATCGCAGGCTGGGTGTTGCTGACGGCCATCCTGCCCGCCACGCTTTTAGGCCGCAACGGGCTCAACCAGACGATCGGCATTGTGTATTACCTCGTTGTGGTCGGGTTGCCCATTATTTTCTACGACTTCCTGTGCGAATGGCTCCTCAACGGGCAGAGTCTGGGCAAGATTGCGATGAAAATTCGGGTCGTGATGATGGACGGCAGCCAGCCGGGTATCGGGGCCTACTTGCTCCGTTGGCTACTCCGGCTGATCGACACGCGCATTTTTAGCGGCCTGGTCGCGGTGATCTGTGTGGCGGCCAACGGCAAAGGGCAGCGCCTCGGCGATATGGCGGCCGGCACGACGGTCATTCGGTTGAAGCCTAAAGTCAATCTCAGCGATATCACCTATTCGCAACTGCCCGACGATTACCGCGTCACGTTCCCCCAAGCCGCCCAGTTGTCGGATCAGGACATTCAGGTTATCCGCGAGGTGCTTCAGCGCGGATCGTCGGAGGCCGTGTTACGGGCCGCCGAAAAAATTAAAGACGTTCTTTCAATCACAACCAGCTTAGACAGCTATCAACTGCTCCACGCCGTTGTTAATGATTATCAATACCTGGCTATGCAGGATTAA
- a CDS encoding stage II sporulation protein M produces MREAAFVKRNTDKWTEIEQNPTTDPDELTARYVELTDDLSYARTFYPNANVTRYLNGLAAQMHRGLMQNRREERGRFVAFWTRELPTLFYQSHRLLAVSAILFGVACFIGWLSALNDPTFVRLILGDEYVNMTLENIKKGDPLGVYGKSDQSSMFFQITLNNIGVSFRAFVAGVVASIGTVMLLFYNGVMLGAFQAFFYERGLLLDSFLKIWIHGTLEISAIVIAGCAGLTMGNSLLFPGTFTRMESFKRGAKQGLKIVIGLVPIFIMAGFLESFVTRLTLPPILSLLIIGTSAAFIIWYFILYPIQLNRKGAANR; encoded by the coding sequence ATGCGTGAAGCCGCTTTTGTAAAACGGAATACCGACAAGTGGACTGAGATTGAGCAGAACCCGACAACCGACCCGGACGAACTGACCGCCCGGTATGTGGAGCTGACCGATGACCTGTCGTATGCCCGCACGTTTTACCCCAATGCCAATGTGACGCGCTACCTCAACGGACTGGCCGCGCAGATGCACCGGGGGCTGATGCAGAACCGGCGCGAAGAACGGGGCCGGTTTGTGGCCTTCTGGACGCGCGAGTTACCCACACTGTTCTACCAGTCGCACCGGTTACTAGCCGTATCGGCCATTCTGTTTGGGGTAGCCTGCTTCATCGGCTGGCTGTCGGCGCTCAACGACCCCACTTTTGTGCGGCTCATCCTGGGCGACGAGTACGTGAACATGACCCTCGAAAATATCAAGAAGGGTGATCCGCTGGGCGTGTATGGCAAGAGCGACCAATCGTCGATGTTTTTCCAGATTACGCTCAACAACATCGGCGTTTCGTTTCGGGCATTTGTGGCGGGCGTCGTCGCTTCCATTGGCACGGTGATGTTGCTGTTCTACAACGGGGTGATGCTGGGGGCGTTTCAGGCGTTTTTTTATGAGCGCGGCCTGCTGCTCGACTCGTTCCTCAAAATCTGGATTCACGGCACCCTCGAAATCTCGGCCATCGTGATTGCGGGCTGTGCGGGCCTTACCATGGGCAACAGCCTGCTGTTTCCAGGTACGTTCACCCGGATGGAATCCTTCAAGCGAGGTGCCAAACAGGGCCTGAAAATCGTGATTGGCCTGGTACCGATCTTCATCATGGCGGGCTTTCTGGAAAGCTTCGTTACGCGCCTCACGTTGCCGCCCATCCTAAGTTTGTTGATTATCGGAACATCGGCGGCGTTCATTATCTGGTATTTCATCCTTTACCCGATTCAACTCAACAGGAAGGGGGCGGCAAACCGGTAA
- a CDS encoding glycerophosphoryl diester phosphodiesterase membrane domain-containing protein produces MITFEQRRDFGEKINITFSFLTENIRGLGLALLYIVGPVALVGGIISGYAQAGVLGSASSIKTPDQIIDFYGRIFSGGALVGLAFQLIGYVLVSLVTYSYIHLYRRNPGRPIEVSEVWAEVQGFIGSGIMLTIASSIIMAVAFVLLILPGVYVMVALSLATPVLVFERTDVGQAISRSFKLIADNWWATAGLLLVMGIVAGIMSMVFTIPAGIVGGLFGAGVLKEATILTTLVTAFGSVGTSVLQSLSATAAAVQYFNLVEQKEGSSLDHAIDRIGQPTNPAANELPASVRRAAEEEGEY; encoded by the coding sequence ATGATCACGTTTGAACAACGCCGCGATTTCGGCGAAAAAATCAATATCACGTTCTCGTTCCTGACCGAAAACATTCGGGGGCTGGGGCTGGCGTTGCTCTACATTGTGGGGCCGGTGGCGCTGGTGGGTGGTATCATCTCAGGCTATGCCCAGGCCGGTGTGCTGGGTTCGGCTTCGTCAATCAAGACCCCCGATCAGATCATTGACTTTTACGGCCGTATCTTTTCGGGGGGGGCGCTGGTCGGCCTTGCGTTTCAACTGATTGGGTACGTGCTGGTGAGCCTCGTTACCTATTCCTACATTCATCTGTACCGCCGCAACCCCGGCCGCCCAATTGAGGTGAGCGAGGTATGGGCCGAAGTGCAAGGGTTCATTGGGTCAGGCATTATGCTCACCATTGCGTCGTCCATTATCATGGCGGTGGCGTTTGTGCTACTTATCCTGCCGGGTGTCTACGTGATGGTGGCGCTGTCGCTCGCTACGCCGGTGCTGGTATTTGAGCGGACCGACGTGGGGCAGGCCATCAGCCGGAGTTTCAAACTCATCGCCGACAACTGGTGGGCAACAGCCGGGCTGCTGTTGGTTATGGGTATCGTGGCGGGTATCATGAGTATGGTGTTTACGATCCCGGCCGGGATCGTTGGCGGCTTATTTGGCGCCGGTGTGCTCAAAGAGGCCACTATACTCACCACGCTGGTTACCGCTTTTGGCTCGGTGGGAACGTCCGTACTCCAGTCGTTATCGGCTACGGCGGCGGCGGTCCAGTATTTTAACCTGGTTGAACAGAAAGAAGGCAGTAGCCTCGACCACGCCATTGACCGCATTGGGCAGCCAACGAACCCAGCGGCCAATGAGCTGCCCGCTTCGGTGCGCCGGGCGGCCGAAGAAGAAGGCGAGTATTAA
- a CDS encoding DUF4129 domain-containing protein codes for MRQLRVFLCCLLCVTGSPLWAQDSTKVGPAQGKQVVITPEDADERQDTASYAAANDQAPVQVRSANADLLDKLRSSRDYQYGDDVPPTASLWDQFWAWFWLKVGELLRTRAYRSVGQYVLMVGIAGLVVWLLYKAQVLNRLFPGRARNLGLDYTTLDEDIHAINFADRIDEAVAGRNYRLAVRLLYLQTLKRLTDTGLIRWQPNKTNRQYAYELTGNPARLGFEQLTTHFEYVWYGDFPVDETRFNSIRQAFTQFNAS; via the coding sequence ATGCGTCAACTGCGAGTCTTTCTTTGCTGCCTGCTCTGTGTGACGGGATCGCCATTATGGGCGCAGGATTCAACGAAGGTTGGCCCGGCGCAGGGGAAACAGGTGGTGATTACCCCGGAAGATGCCGACGAACGTCAGGATACGGCATCGTATGCCGCCGCCAACGATCAGGCGCCGGTTCAGGTACGTTCGGCCAATGCCGATTTGCTGGACAAGCTGCGCTCCAGTCGCGATTATCAGTATGGCGACGATGTGCCGCCCACGGCCAGCCTGTGGGATCAGTTCTGGGCGTGGTTCTGGCTGAAAGTTGGTGAACTGTTGCGGACCCGAGCCTATCGGAGCGTCGGGCAGTATGTGCTGATGGTGGGCATCGCGGGGCTCGTCGTCTGGCTGCTGTATAAAGCCCAGGTGCTCAACCGGCTGTTTCCCGGTCGGGCACGCAACCTGGGCCTCGACTACACTACGCTGGACGAAGACATTCATGCCATCAACTTCGCCGACCGGATCGACGAGGCCGTGGCCGGGCGAAATTACCGGTTGGCAGTGCGGCTGTTGTATCTGCAAACGCTCAAACGCCTGACCGACACCGGCCTGATCCGCTGGCAACCCAACAAAACCAACCGGCAGTATGCCTATGAGCTAACCGGCAACCCCGCCCGGCTGGGTTTCGAGCAGTTGACCACCCATTTTGAATACGTGTGGTACGGCGACTTCCCCGTCGACGAAACGCGTTTTAACTCAATTCGCCAGGCGTTCACCCAATTCAATGCGTCCTAA
- a CDS encoding DUF4350 domain-containing protein: MRPNKYIVILLATVVAFVLFEYYKPKPIDWNPTYQNDDKIPFGAQATFELLPSLMRQSSVQSTRLPPYNLLTESQLPARSNYIAICQTFDAGTLDTRELLRYVAKGNTAFLSAYEFSDTLSRALGFKADLKNPLKADSTLRSNFVLPALVRKGGYTFKHDDGRNFLIVKKPKSGITVLARNARNEAVFLKVPHGRGTFYIHNLPLAFTNYYALQPASSDYMAKAFSFLPAQPTIWDEYQKQGRFGENEQSLLRYIKQQPALNWAYLIGLWGLILYVFFAGKRTQRIIPVVELPKNRSLEFAQTVGRMYFQQANHDNVARKKIQYFLADIRERYLLNTQALDADFTETLTRKSGVPLDQVQTLVRMLGQAQQAVSITEFDLLRLNAAIEQFYAAAHTKLTT; this comes from the coding sequence ATGCGTCCTAACAAATACATTGTTATCCTGCTGGCTACGGTGGTGGCGTTTGTGTTGTTTGAATACTACAAACCCAAACCCATCGACTGGAATCCGACGTACCAGAACGACGACAAAATTCCGTTCGGGGCCCAGGCGACCTTCGAACTGTTACCCAGTCTGATGCGGCAATCGTCGGTGCAAAGTACGCGACTGCCACCCTACAACCTGTTGACGGAGAGTCAACTGCCCGCCCGCAGCAACTACATCGCTATTTGCCAGACGTTCGATGCGGGCACGCTCGACACCCGTGAATTGCTGCGCTACGTGGCCAAAGGCAACACGGCCTTTCTGTCGGCCTACGAATTTTCGGATACACTCAGCCGGGCGTTGGGCTTCAAAGCTGACCTGAAAAATCCGCTCAAAGCCGATTCGACGCTGCGCTCTAATTTTGTGTTGCCCGCGTTGGTCCGGAAAGGGGGGTACACGTTCAAGCATGACGACGGGCGTAACTTTTTGATCGTAAAAAAGCCCAAATCGGGTATTACTGTACTAGCTCGGAACGCCCGCAACGAGGCAGTATTTCTGAAGGTTCCGCACGGCCGGGGTACGTTCTACATCCATAACCTGCCGCTGGCGTTTACCAATTATTACGCATTACAGCCCGCTTCCAGCGATTACATGGCCAAAGCGTTTTCGTTCCTGCCCGCCCAGCCGACCATCTGGGACGAGTACCAGAAACAGGGACGTTTTGGTGAAAACGAACAATCGCTGTTGCGCTACATCAAACAGCAGCCGGCTCTCAACTGGGCCTACCTGATTGGGCTCTGGGGGCTGATTCTGTACGTGTTTTTTGCGGGGAAACGTACCCAGCGCATTATCCCGGTGGTGGAACTGCCCAAAAACAGGTCGCTGGAATTTGCGCAGACGGTAGGCCGAATGTATTTCCAGCAGGCCAACCATGATAACGTAGCCCGCAAGAAAATACAGTACTTTCTGGCCGATATTCGCGAGCGATACCTCCTCAACACCCAAGCCCTCGACGCGGATTTTACGGAGACGCTCACCCGCAAGAGCGGCGTCCCACTCGATCAGGTGCAGACGCTTGTCCGGATGCTGGGGCAGGCTCAACAGGCCGTTTCGATCACTGAATTTGACTTGCTCCGACTCAACGCCGCCATCGAGCAGTTCTACGCGGCGGCGCATACTAAATTGACCACGTAA
- a CDS encoding AAA family ATPase translates to MEQPFDTRVDLQSLKTAIDAIRSEVGKVIVGQHQTLDLLLTALLADGHVLIEGVPGVAKTLTAKLLAKTISVQFSRVQFTPDLMPADVLGTSVFSPKTAEFSFKPGPIFANLVLIDEINRAPAKTQASLFEVMEERQVTNDGTTYPLAPPFMVLATQNPIEQEGTYRLPEAQLDRFLFKIVVGYPDQADEVDILRGHHQRRNLADAIDAIDAVLAADQLADLRSKVHQVHVEDNLFDYIAQIVRSTRANKSLYLGASPRAAVALLNSAKALATIRGRDFVTPEDVQELAAPVLRHRILLTPEREMEGATPDDVIAQLVQRVEVPR, encoded by the coding sequence ATGGAACAACCGTTTGACACCCGCGTAGACCTACAAAGCCTGAAAACGGCCATCGATGCCATCCGTTCGGAGGTGGGTAAGGTGATCGTTGGGCAACACCAAACCCTCGATTTGCTGCTCACGGCGCTGTTGGCTGATGGGCACGTACTGATCGAAGGGGTTCCGGGTGTGGCCAAAACCCTGACGGCCAAATTGCTGGCCAAGACCATTTCGGTGCAGTTTAGCCGGGTACAGTTTACGCCCGACCTGATGCCCGCCGATGTGCTGGGTACGTCGGTATTCAGCCCGAAAACGGCCGAGTTTTCGTTCAAACCGGGACCCATTTTCGCCAACCTCGTGTTAATCGATGAGATCAATCGGGCCCCGGCCAAAACGCAGGCATCGCTGTTTGAGGTGATGGAAGAACGGCAGGTGACCAACGACGGGACAACGTACCCGCTGGCGCCGCCGTTTATGGTCTTGGCTACGCAAAACCCCATCGAGCAGGAGGGAACCTACCGCCTGCCTGAGGCGCAGCTGGATCGCTTTCTGTTCAAAATCGTAGTGGGTTACCCCGATCAGGCCGACGAAGTCGATATCCTGCGCGGGCACCATCAACGCCGGAATCTGGCCGATGCCATCGACGCGATTGATGCCGTGCTGGCCGCCGACCAATTGGCCGACCTCCGCAGCAAGGTGCATCAGGTGCACGTGGAAGATAACCTCTTCGATTACATCGCGCAGATTGTGCGAAGTACCCGCGCCAACAAATCATTGTATCTGGGCGCTTCACCACGGGCCGCCGTTGCGCTCCTGAATAGCGCCAAGGCGCTGGCTACCATTCGGGGCCGCGATTTCGTAACGCCCGAAGATGTGCAGGAATTAGCCGCCCCCGTGCTGCGTCACCGTATTCTGCTGACGCCCGAACGGGAAATGGAGGGCGCTACCCCCGACGACGTAATTGCCCAACTCGTGCAGCGCGTCGAGGTGCCCAGGTGA